Genomic DNA from Triticum dicoccoides isolate Atlit2015 ecotype Zavitan chromosome 4B, WEW_v2.0, whole genome shotgun sequence:
CGACTGATCGAATGTGATAGGAGTCTTTGACCATTTCAGATACCTAGGTGTCGCCGGactgaccatgttcacttctcggttaatgacttttagtcgacttttgctctcgacatcagcaaaaatcaccagggtgGCGTTAACTTGGGGGTACCCACCCTCCTCTTCTTTGTCTTCCTCTTGTTCAGAATCCTTATCCTTTTCGCGAGGTTGACCCTTCTTCTGGAAgctctgaatcaggagtcgacattgtcgagtggtatgcttggggaggatcagattcccctcttcatctttcttggtgtgaatatgacacggtaaatccatcacATCGTTCCCATCTTGATCTTCACTTTCTTGGGATTCCAGggccccttgggcttccccttgaacttcccttggTTTAACACTGTTGCCTCGGCAAGccctgctgcctcagcctttcgcttctgtttccgatcggaattccctcctccggtgtcctgggcaactgttttatgcttgccactccggagtgggtcctcctcttcaccattagcatatttggtggcaatctccatcatccgagtcagagtcatatctcctgtccgaccgaacttcagattgagctcccTGTAGCGaatgccttctttgaaggcacagactgcttggtgatctgacacattcctcactgtgtggtgcagagtgatccatctctggatatagcccctcaaggtttcattcggcttttgcacACAATGTTGCAACTCCGGAAGACCGGCTGGTCTCTTGCAGGTGCCCTAGAATGTTCTCGTGAACACTCAAgccaactcatcccaactcaaaatactCCCAAGGGCCAACTAGTTGAGccaagctctggcagaaccttcaagcatcagagggaggtgcttcatggccacctcatcactgCCGCTGCCGATGTGCacaaccactcggtaatcttcaagccaagtgtcgggcttcgaCTCTCCCGTGAACTTGCTGACACCAGCTGCCAATCTAAAATTGTGGGGGATCTCCGCGGCCCTGATGGCCCTTCCGAAGCATTCGGGGCCAGATACGTGGACCCTACTGCTGCCGGGTCTGTCTCTGTTCAACCCCTCCCtgtatgctctgttccggtcgactaagcCCTGAACAAGGACTAACCTTGCATCGAACCCAGGCTCCCTTGGGTCGACCAGAACCCTGCGGTCATTACCGAATGGGTGCCTTTTGTCATACCGCCGGGGCACGTACGACCCGCCCCTCGGGAGGGGAGAAGGCACTcggcggtagttgtcgcgggcaaACTCACGGTCATCATTTCCATGAACTCCTCCCAAATGCCGATCTTGACGGTGCTCACGATCTCTTTGCCTCAGCGGTGATCTAGGACTGTGTGCCGACTGAACGGTTCCTGTCCTTACCGACCGACTGTGAATTTTGTTCCGTGATTGGGACACCGCGGAGTTCTGATCTCCTTCTGCTTGGAGCAGCGCTCTGATCTGTTCCAGACCTCTCCCAGCCTCCGAGCGGGATGACTGGATGGACTCCGCAATACGCGCAGCCACCGCGAGAttctggatcggtgtgcggaatacctgagttttcggTGGAAACAGTTGTCCCGTGTGTCGACTAGATCCTGGGATCAGTCGACGGGCGCGTGCGTTGAGAGAATATTGGAGATTGTCCAAACGGGCGCGCTCGACCAGCGTGGCTAGGTGCACGTCCTCCAAGGCCCAAGCCTtggcggtttcccctatgatgggagTATGGAGAGCCTCCTCGTTGCAGCGGCGtagctcctccctctgctgcgagctGAGAGGCTGAGGCTGGTACTCCTTGTGGCCGAGTGACTTGCCGCCGTCTCTCTTCTCGCCATTGCGGCGAAAACCAGGCGGACCGCGATGGGAATCGACCATGAGAACCTCTGCTgcggggtcacaactcccgctctcaGAAAGTATGTCTGCgaagtcagtcaacaggtcgacTGGTCCGCAGTAATatacgtcgggctcgatcgccgcgacctgAGGGGTGAACGCCTGTTGAGCCAGcgcgtgcttcacccaccgctggagtcgTGAGCGGCCTGACCGCTTGCGGCGGCGTCCAGCGGAGCGAGAAGTCGACACGGGCGCCGACTGATACAGAGTCGACGGCTGCCAGAGGAGGACGCCTCGAGCACTCGTGCGGAAGTGCGACGAACCTCAGATCGGCAGCGCCTCGACGTTGATGGGGGCTTCCTGGAGCCAGGCCGAGTCGTCGGCGAGGAACGTGAGCACTCCGAGTCGGAACTCGTGGCCCATGATCaaaccgccgccggaaaccatgttgatgaagactgaagaaactgcaacctcgccggaagtcgctaagacgctttgccccacggtgggcgccaactttcgTGGTACTAGgactgacagtaagaatagggggtacgtaggaggaggcaaggccctagctacggtgaggttgtacgcaagtgtttacgaattcaggcccctctcggaggaggtaaaagccctacgtctcggtgcccggaggcggtcgactgtattTCAgtatatgtgtgtgtattacagggggtgcgaacccttgtccaagaggagggggtggcttatatagagtgcgccaggaccccagctcccctccgttacagagggttcaatgtacataatggaggggcgttactgataacgccagctataAGTGCCATCAATGTCCATGAAGACTACGGAGTAAATGTCCGACCGTTGTAGTTTCGTCTGAGTCCTGGTCTtcataggtcgagtggtttcttgtatggtctagTGGTCCTGAGGAAGTTGGGTATCCGAGTGATATGGTTGGTCGAGAGGTCTAACACTTGACGTCTTCCTTGGGTACTCCCTGttatctcttgagcttctttgcttctgggatagtgaccttgggtagggcacgtaggtcaggcctatgaccctaccctaggtctatatcctcatcagcTACCCCAGATCCACTTTGGTGCTTTGCTTCCTATATCTCCAGAATTGATTGAACtggttgctggaattttgtctattttaggTTAGCCTAATAACAATTTCAGAAatttctaataaatcctagagACGCACACAGCCTAttcatgcaaggcaagaggtgaaacCAAAGTTTAGTCCACATTGCTAGTttggtgggagttggacctccttataagggaggttgtttcccacatgtatgagcatgagaataagAAGGACattcacgcgcgctcctcctccgccacccgccACGCCATGCACGactggtatacgaaaggtcacacggaagtTGAAAAGATTTTTGCTACAGTGGAGACTGAATGCGAACGGTGCATCCCTTCGGCTGCTGGTTGTTCACTTCGTCTTCCTCTCTTCGTTTCACCTACCGTTGCTGTCCTCTCGCCTACTTCTCTTGTGCCTGtaaaagagaggtcgctcctctcgagAGATACACACCATAAGACCATCTCCCTCTAGCCACCAAGTTCCAATCTCTgagctgctgctacgatcttccctatcccggcttgcagcgtgcaccgcaggtcgggacagtaggcctccgaaaccgcacctctttgagtcatgtacgggagaatGGGTGATAAGATTTTCGGGGAGCGCTATGCGCGACTACTGACCGGTTCATCACGGATGCTCAAGACACGGACGACCACttccccaacgacgacttcttccccgacgtcgacaacctcttcgacgacatggctggcgaggatgtTAACCCCAAGACTGGTGCTTCTGTTGCCGTACCGTACGTGTTCATCCTCTTTATGTTTGAGGTTCTGTCACAGTTTCTGGCTCTAgtgtctgctctagatatgtttggTTCTAGTTTATGTATACAtatgctatttaccttctctctatcACATAGCATGGAGGTGTATCTGTCTCTCAGATCTTAaactcaaaaaaagaaaagaaaattgaaGGTTGCATACATATGTACAAATTTAACTAGACTACATTCACATGTGACACATGGACAACGTGATACAAACTTAAGTCTTCCTCCACTTTTGGACTCTGGTCACCTTCTTCTTCTTACTTTGACTCTAATGCCATGGTCCAACCGCCGGGCCCCGCCACCCATGGCCGGCGTCATGTTATTGCGCCCCTCACGCCCCATTCTGCCTGAGCCACTTCCTCCGCCAAGTTGCCGTCTTCCCGACCATCCCTTTATAACCCCCCGTGTTCTTCTGCGTCGACGAACACCTCCGCACCCACAACCACACCATCAACCCTAGAACTCGCTTCCTCTAGCGACTTCGTAGCCGGCTGTGCCTTCCCCATCACTTACTCGTCCCTGCTCGGACCCGCCGGCAACACCAGGGCTACCCCAGCTCCGCCTTGGTGCTTTGCTTCCTATCTCCGGAATCGATTGAATTGGTTTTTTTCTTTTCTCAGTTGCGCCTAAGGAATAGGAAATGTGTATTCTTTTTTCTATGAGAAAAGAGGTGGACAAATGCGCAAACACATACCTTGAACATTTTATTGCCAGCACTTTGGCTACAATAACATTGCAACAGAGCAGGGATGCATTTTCTTGCGTCGTTGAAAAAGAAGTGCATACGTACAAAATCTTCTCACGTGCATGCTAAGCTGCTAACCATGCATGACATGGAGGTGTATCTTTCTCTCGCGATCTTAGACTCAAAATAAAAAAGTTGAAGGTTGCATACATATGTACAAATTTAACTAGACTACATTCGCATGTGACATACGGACAACGGGACTGCAGCTTAAGGAAAACGGAGAAAAGACAGAATCGTGCAGAAGGTTTATGAGCCTAGCAAGGCTATTGGCATTGCATATGTCCAGTTTCTTGTTCTTTACCTGCTGTCACCGTTTGTATTTTTATCGCCGCATACGGACAAAGTAATCTCGGAAGTAATGACAATCAGTCTACTTGTTCTCTTCCCAAATGTCAACAGAGGAATCTGAATGCCCTTGCAATTGGACTCATGCACTGCTATATGCGAGACTTGGAAGCAAAAATGCTACTCCTACGCACTACTTCTACATAAAACTTAACGTACATGACCGTTCAGAAAAAAATAAGGATATAACCGTCAGCGCTTTGAACTAGTGCTCTAGATTGTTTTGTGAATTCAGCACTAAGAGTACCATTGCTCGACTTCTCAAAATAGGCTTTCACCCTGCTTTATATAAAATAACATATCAAAGTACACGGTCGAACGATACAAACCTAAATCTTTTAGCGCCTAAGTCTTTGGAAGAGATAGTGCTTTTGCATTGCTCGACTTGGAAGAGACGGCGCGTACACACACATAATTAAGTCTTTTAGCACCTTACGTACGGTGCCTTCAAATCAACATTGAACGTTCATATTTCTGTATATATCCAATGATAAAGGATTGATCAACACAATTGTTTATTTGTTTCCAAAAGCGATGGAAAAAAATCTATCTGGTTCAATTATAGTTAACACCAAACTTGTTCAAATAACTAGAGAAAAATGGGACAAAAACAAACATTGTGAAACATAAAGAATTTTAAAAACATGCAAAGGACAACAATATACAAAAAAGGCCATGGCACCGCAAACAAACACTCTACAAACACGGATGAAGAACCATGGCTATCGACGCTACCCATgagcatcatcgtcatcatcccacACTCATGGCTTGATGATTCCGACTCTGATGAGTCTCGACGCGGACACCACATAATACACACAAAGCCGACACATGACAACCAATTCCGCTTGCGACGGCCCGTGACACACCTTAGCTCTGACTTCTCCACATTGATAATTCTAGTTTGAAGCCAGTACATAATCTTATTAAAATGTAATGTGACCGATATATTTATACTACATTCTATATGTACATTGCTGGTGTCTTTGGTGGCAACCGCCATCTTCAAATGGATCCTCGTAGACTTATGGAATCAATGTCTTCTAGATATTTATCACATATTATTGAGGGTGGTCCTAGAGAATATGGTTGATTCCCTGGTGGGAACTTGGAAATGGGTTAGCAATCGTCATGTGATCGGTAGCACCCAAGGAACTTGTCCTAACCCCTTAGTACATCATTTGGCCATATATTTGCGGAATTATGCCCAACATCCATGATAGGTGGCCCTATGGATTTCAAGGTAAGTGGTATCTGCTATTAAAAAAGGAATTTGTAAAAATAATTATTGTTGAACAATGCCAAATCAAatctaaaaaaatataaaaatccaACACTCAAAAGAAAGTGAAGTAATTAATCCAATAAGAGAAGAAAAGGGACCAATACTTAGTTTTCCTGCCCAAGCGAATCTCATTCAGTCCTTTACTCATGGAAGGAATCGGTTCAAAGGTTTGGTATCGATCTTGTAATCGAGAGCCATGGGCCAACTTTCACGACTCGCCAACGATTATCGTTGTCTTGCTACTTACAAGCATTATGTTTCTGGTGTTTTCTCTACTTAATAAAATTGTCTAGACACGTGTTCTATTAAACAATGTTCACACCCGGTGTAGATGGGATATAACACAATGACTCATGTTCATGCACACACATTTTGATTAGGATCGTATCCTATGGTTACGATTCTACCAGATATGTCCTTTGCATTCATCAAAAAGCTATTTTAAGGTATAGGCGCTTATCACCTCCCTCTCTATGCCTTGCGATAATGACTCCTCTAGAATTACAACCTTCATCACAACGATGTCGTCCATCTTTTTCGAAATGCAAATTACATGGTGACCTCACCGAGCCGCCCGCCGGCTAGCCGGGAGGACCAACCGGCCAAGCAGACCCTCAGGGTGCACTGCATGCGCACGCTGTAGAATCTGTCGTCATCTTCTTCCGCAGTCCCATCTTTAGGAGCAATCAACGCACTGATCTTGCCAGACCCTTCTGCTATCGATGGATCACATTATCTCGTGGATTGGATTTCACCTGACTGTCTATGGCTCCCTTGCATGTGCTTGGGATAGGCGTTTTGTATAAATGTTTCATTGTATTATCACGTATTCTCCTTTATCTTTTTATATGTATAGAAGTGGAATAGAATAACCCAGTTGAAGAGCAATGATCATACGCCTACAATGCACTATATAGTAGGCTATTGCATAGTATTCTTAGATATTGCAATTTGAATGTTGCAATAATTGATATTAAAAAAATGATAGGCAATTTACTTGCTAATTTGAATCCGACTATACAAATCGTAAAATTCTTATTGTTGAAGTCCAAAGTTCAAGTCTCTTAgctcttctcaagctttctcacaaATGGGTTTAAATAGATTATTATTTTCTATTATATTAGAGTTTTCCCTTTTTTACATGTTAATGAATATTCATAGTATTATTATTTTTACAGAAGAATTTCATAGTATTGAAAGAGAACATGCCGCAATTCAGAATGCAAATTACATGACATCCATCAAGGCCCGGAACCTTTAAAGCACCAATATCAAATAGAGTCATACGGACATCCTTGCCAAAATAAGGGGCTATGAGAGCATTGTTTCTTTCGTTAGAAACCCTCCTACAAACAAGGGATAAGACATCCTGATTTTGATTCCAAAACTCCTTAGTGTACCTCTCTATTCCGGTATCCCCGCGACTAACACCTTAGTCACTATACCTGCCATACGATGTTGGATACCGTAATATCGGGTGGGCCCAGAGTGTATCTCTCCATCGCCGAAGGGTCAAATCTCAGTCTTGATCGTGTACCACATAATAGTTCCCTTCCACCTCCGATGAGGTAGCTATCTAATTCGAGCAGGAGTCGGAGCTAAAAGGCCCTCCAATCACGTTGATCAAGTTTCTTCTCTGTCTCTGCTGGCTACACGGCAACAAGCCATGTCATCCCCATTACGGACGTAGTCTTAGCGAGGCCTTGCCGAGGAGTGAGGACACCATGGCCAGTTTACACCTACAATCTTTTTCAGGCAACTTATAAATAGTTGTTGCGAGCAGAAATTGCGTGTTTGGATATCTAGATTTTCTTTTGTGGGCATTTGGATGTTTAGATTGACAAGGATGCAAAGCAACGCATTCATGTAGATCCAACAACTAGCTAGCCTTACTTATCTCAATTAACCAAGGCCACGAAACGGATATGCCCAAACACCACCCCGCACGCAAGTTACATATCTCAATTCATGATCTACGCACCTAATTAATTAATCAAAAATCTACTAAATCCTCTCCTAAAGGAAAGAACAACGCGTACACGGGTGCAACATCACATATTCCACTTTATAGCATGCATGCGAAGGTGAGATTGTTCTTGCTGATGGGTAACACACTCCAGCAGCGTATCATATCATAGCATAATGGCATGGCAGTAGTATAATAGTTGTACGTCACACGCAACCCATGTCGATGACACGCGCCTCGCTCCCATTGGCCAGGAGCGCCTATTTAGGCGACCACTGCCTTGACCCATCCGTTCACGTGCCACCCTCCCCCCCTGCGCGGCTCCTAGCAAACTCGTCTCGCCATGGCCGTGCTGTCACACCACGAGGACGGCGCGGTGGTTGCACAGACGCTGCTTCTGCTGCTGACGGTGTCGTCGTCGTTGCTGGGGGCGGTGGTGCCGGCCCTCGCCGCCGACCCACCCTTCTCCTGcgggccgtcgtccaccgccgcgaCGCAGGGGTACGCCTTCTGCGACGCGACGCTCCCGGTGGCGCAGCGGGCGGCGGACCTGGTGGCGCGGCTGACGCCggcggagaaggtggcgcagctgggcgACGAGGCCGCGGGCGTCCCGCGGCTGGGCGTGCCGGCCTACAAGTGGTGGAACGAGGCGCTGCACGGGCTGGCCACCTCCGGCAAGGGCCTCCACTTCAACGGCGCCGTCCGCAGCGCCACCAGCTTCCCGCAggtcagcctcaccgccgccgccttcgACGACGACCTCTGGTTCCGCATCGGCCAGGTAAGCTATCCGTACTGGCGCTCGCCGGCTCGTCCGTGAGGCCGGCCGGCCGGCGGACTGCTGGCGGTTTCTTTTCGCTTTTTCTCAACATAATGGCGTGCGGCAGTTTCATTATGGAATGTTGCGTTGGATCGCTGTCTCGGGCAGTTAGTTGTTCGGGTTGGGTTAGGATCGGGCCCAGGTATCATGCTGCATGCGCGCGTGCATgcgtccatgccatgccatgcatcaTGCACCGGCCATTTTCTTTCCTTTCACCGCGGGGGAGGGTTCCTTTTCTTGATCCGTGATTTGGGAACAGACAAAGAGCGCGGTTGTTTGTACAGTACGGGATGCTCGTGGGCTAAGGATTTGCTAGATGCTAGCTTTGTTTTCCAGTTTTAATCTTATTAGTATATAATGTATTACCCTCTTCTGCCTCAAAAAAAAAATATTACCCTCTTGTCAGGTGAGATGATTTTTCATGATTCTGTAGGGCTATTATGGTTTTTTTTTTTACTTGTACACTCTAGGAAAGAAATTATAGTGTCCTCAAATCTTCTATTATGGGTTTTTTACTTGTACACTCTAGTCCTTTTAGATATTTAACAAAAATCACATGAGATTTTCTTCCAACGTCGAAGGACGtggcaagaagaagaaaaggcataCTTCAAGATATAATTTGAACAAATGTGATACTCCATACTCAGAGCATACTGCTGTATTTTACTTTGAACGAGTATGCATGATATATAAGGAATGCATGATTTGAAATGAGATAGCATCTAATCTGTCGAAGTTTTCCATTATCCATAAAAGCACGTCCACGGCTAGGTAAAGTGGCCGGAGCGTCTTCAAATTTCCCGACCCAAACAGGCTAAACTAATGAAGTATACGTccaatttccaaaaaaaaaaaatgaAGTATACGTCCAAATTATCAAATCCCTTTAGTGTTTTTTCCCTAGAGACCGTAGGACAAACTGCCGTGTGTACATCAACACCGGAGGGCACCTAGAAAAGAGCTATAAAGGGTCAGCACGTGAGTACACGTAGTGCGGTTAGTGCCAACGACAGGGAGAAGAATGTTTGCGCGGGAAAGAAAAGTGGCGCCTTTTTGGTTGTGGGAAGCCGGCCACATGTGAGCTGAGCCACACACAGATCTGACACGAATAGATCGGGCCTTTTCCGTCGTACCCAACCTTTTGGTTACCCTGTTGTCCGTGGGTATGGACTATTGAGCGTGCCCACAATGCCACAAAGGTCATGCCTTACGGTACACAGCCCGTGCTTCTTGTTAGCAGGAGCTAGCTGGATCCATATGCATGTGATTTGATTCTGGCACGACTAATTTAAGATGGACATGTCGTTAACTTCATGTTGGAGTTCTACCAACTATATGTTAGGCCTTCCTGATCACTAATTGTTAGGCCGTATAAAGTCTGCAAAATCAACTAATTATTAGGTTTGTTCAGTCAAGCACCACTTGTTCAGTCATATATACCCGTGGTTCATGCAGGTGCtcgactagtactccctccatttcgaattataaaatgtccaaacatttttctaAATCGGATGTATATATACGTGTTTTAGTGTGTTTGGTCGCTCATTTTAGACCGTGCATAGTTTATATTGAAATACCCAAAACGTCTTATAACTCGGAGGGGAGGTGGTAGCATACTTTGAGAAAGGTGTCGCCAACTTGATGGTCACCATGCAATGCAAGTTTGTGTTGCAAGCATGCCTTAATTATTGTCCAGTACgtgtatctatatctatatcttttCCTTTTCACGTCACCTTTATTGTTCACTGCCCATTGCCTGACACGTACACGTCGGCGCGCATGCGTGTAGGCGATCGGCAGGGAGGCTCGGGCGCTGTACAACCTGGGGCAGGCGGAGGGCCTGACGATGTGGTCCCCGAACGTGAACATCTACCGGGACCCGCGGTGGGGCCGCGGGCAGGAGACCCCGGGGGAGGACCCGACGACGGCGAGCCGCTACGGCGTGGCGTTCGTCAAGGGCCTGCAGGGGAACTCGTCGGCGTCGCTGCTGCAGACGTCGGCCTGCTGCAAGCACGCCACGGCGTACGACCTGGAGGACTGGAACGGCGTGGCCCGCTACAACTTCGACGCCAGGGTGACGGCGCAGGACCTGGAGGACACGTACAACCCGCCGTTCCGGAGCTGCGTGGTGGACGGCAAGGCCAGCTGCGTCATGTGCGCCTACACCGGCATCAACGGCGTCCCCGCCTGCGCCAACTCCGACCTCCTCACCAAGACCGTCAGAGGAGACTGGGGCCTCGACGGGTACAgcaattttttgtttttgtttcgattGGAAGTCACATGCGGGACGGGAGTGCGGTCGTCTTCACGCGCTACTGATGCCATGGTCTACTCTTTTGGCTGCTTGCTTGCGTGCGTGCAGGTACGTCGCCTCCGACTGCGACGCCGTGGCCATCATGCGTGACGCGCAGCGGTACGCGCCCACGCCCGAGGACGCGGTTGCACTCGCGCTCAAGGCCGGTAAGCATTTGCATGGATTTGCATTGTATTCAGTGAGCACACGACTAAAACTCATCCACTTTCCTGACCTGTCAATTCTACTCTGGCTTCTATGTACTACAAGATACTAGTAGTTCACTATAGTATTGGACCCCGGTACGAGTTCATTCTTCAAAACGATAGTGATGTGGATAATTGTGTTTGTGCGTATCACCCAGGACTGGACATCGACTGCGGGACCTACATGCAGCAGCACGCGGCGGCCGCTGTGCAGCAGGGCAAGATCACGGAGGACGACATCGACAAGGCGCTCAACAACCTCTTCGCCGTCCGGATGCGCCTGGGCCACTTCGACGGCGACCCCAGGGCCAACATCTACGGCGGCCTCAACGCCGCCGACATCTGCACCCCGGAGCACAGgagcctcgccctcgacgccgcgcaGGACGGCATCGTCCTCCTCAAGAACGACGCTGGCATCCTCCCGCTCGACCGGGCCGCCGTCGCCTCCGCCGCTGTCATCGGGCCCAACGCCAACAACCCCGGCCTGCTCATCGGCAACTACTTCGGCCCGCCCTGCGAGTCcgtcacgccgctcaagggggtccAGGGCTACGTCAAGGACGCCAGGTTCCTCGCAGGGTGCCGCtcggcggcctgcgacgtggccgaCACGGACGAGGTGGCCTCCCTGGCGGCCTCGTCGGACTACGTGCTCCTCCTCATGGGACTGAGCCAGCAGCAGGAGAGCGAAGGGCGCGACAGGACCAGCCTCCTGCTCCCCGGGCAGCAGCAGAGCCTCATCACCGCCGTCGCCGACGCCGCCAAGAGGCCCGTCATCCTGGTGCTCCTCACGGGCGGGCCGGTGGACGTGACCTTCGCCAAGACCAACCCCAAGATCGGCGCCATCCTCTGGGCCGGTTACCCCGGCCAGGCCGGCGGGCTCGCCATCGCCAGGGTGCTCTTCGGCGACCACAACCCCGGCGGGAGGCTGCCGGTGACCTGGTACCCGGAAGAGTTCACCAAGGTGCCCATGACCGACATGCGGATGCGCGCCGACCCGGCCACCGGCTACCCCGGCCGGAGCTACCGCTTCTACCAGGGAGAGACTGTCTACAAGTTTGGCTACGGCCTCAGCTACTCCAGCTACTCTCGCCGGCTGGTCTCATCCGGCACCCCCAACACGGACTTGCTCGCAGGCCTGAGCACAATGCCATTGCCAGCGGCGGAACAAGGCGTCGCGAGCTACCACGTCGAACATATTGGTCCCCAACGGTGCGAGCAGCTCAGGTTCCCAGCCGTGGTCGAGGTGGAAAACCACGGCCCCATGGACGGCAAGCACTCGGTGCTCGTGTACCTCCGGTGGGCCAACGCAACCGCCGGCCGGCCGGCGAAGCAGCTCATCGGGTTCAGGAGACAGCACCTCAAGGCAGGGGAGAAGGCCAGACTCACATTTGATATCAGCCCGTGTGAACATTTTAGCAGGGTGAGGAAGGATGGCAGCAAGGTGGTAGACAGAGGATCTCATTTCCTCATGGTTGACAAGCATGAGATGGAGATTACGTTCGAGGTTTGAGCTTTACTAGATTGATTGACTTGCAGGGAAGGGGTAGAGGTGGATACATAGAGTG
This window encodes:
- the LOC119295063 gene encoding probable beta-D-xylosidase 7 isoform X1 — its product is MAVLSHHEDGAVVAQTLLLLLTVSSSLLGAVVPALAADPPFSCGPSSTAATQGYAFCDATLPVAQRAADLVARLTPAEKVAQLGDEAAGVPRLGVPAYKWWNEALHGLATSGKGLHFNGAVRSATSFPQVSLTAAAFDDDLWFRIGQAIGREARALYNLGQAEGLTMWSPNVNIYRDPRWGRGQETPGEDPTTASRYGVAFVKGLQGNSSASLLQTSACCKHATAYDLEDWNGVARYNFDARVTAQDLEDTYNPPFRSCVVDGKASCVMCAYTGINGVPACANSDLLTKTVRGDWGLDGYVASDCDAVAIMRDAQRYAPTPEDAVALALKAGLDIDCGTYMQQHAAAAVQQGKITEDDIDKALNNLFAVRMRLGHFDGDPRANIYGGLNAADICTPEHRSLALDAAQDGIVLLKNDAGILPLDRAAVASAAVIGPNANNPGLLIGNYFGPPCESVTPLKGVQGYVKDARFLAGCRSAACDVADTDEVASLAASSDYVLLLMGLSQQQESEGRDRTSLLLPGQQQSLITAVADAAKRPVILVLLTGGPVDVTFAKTNPKIGAILWAGYPGQAGGLAIARVLFGDHNPGGRLPVTWYPEEFTKVPMTDMRMRADPATGYPGRSYRFYQGETVYKFGYGLSYSSYSRRLVSSGTPNTDLLAGLSTMPLPAAEQGVASYHVEHIGPQRCEQLRFPAVVEVENHGPMDGKHSVLVYLRWANATAGRPAKQLIGFRRQHLKAGEKARLTFDISPCEHFSRVRKDGSKVVDRGSHFLMVDKHEMEITFEV
- the LOC119295063 gene encoding probable beta-D-xylosidase 7 isoform X2 — encoded protein: MAVLSHHEDGAVVAQTLLLLLTVSSSLLGAVVPALAADPPFSCGPSSTAATQGYAFCDATLPVAQRAADLVARLTPAEKVAQLGDEAAGVPRLGVPAYKWWNEALHGLATSGKGLHFNGAVRSATSFPQAIGREARALYNLGQAEGLTMWSPNVNIYRDPRWGRGQETPGEDPTTASRYGVAFVKGLQGNSSASLLQTSACCKHATAYDLEDWNGVARYNFDARVTAQDLEDTYNPPFRSCVVDGKASCVMCAYTGINGVPACANSDLLTKTVRGDWGLDGYVASDCDAVAIMRDAQRYAPTPEDAVALALKAGLDIDCGTYMQQHAAAAVQQGKITEDDIDKALNNLFAVRMRLGHFDGDPRANIYGGLNAADICTPEHRSLALDAAQDGIVLLKNDAGILPLDRAAVASAAVIGPNANNPGLLIGNYFGPPCESVTPLKGVQGYVKDARFLAGCRSAACDVADTDEVASLAASSDYVLLLMGLSQQQESEGRDRTSLLLPGQQQSLITAVADAAKRPVILVLLTGGPVDVTFAKTNPKIGAILWAGYPGQAGGLAIARVLFGDHNPGGRLPVTWYPEEFTKVPMTDMRMRADPATGYPGRSYRFYQGETVYKFGYGLSYSSYSRRLVSSGTPNTDLLAGLSTMPLPAAEQGVASYHVEHIGPQRCEQLRFPAVVEVENHGPMDGKHSVLVYLRWANATAGRPAKQLIGFRRQHLKAGEKARLTFDISPCEHFSRVRKDGSKVVDRGSHFLMVDKHEMEITFEV